In Anopheles gambiae chromosome 2, idAnoGambNW_F1_1, whole genome shotgun sequence, a single window of DNA contains:
- the LOC3290224 gene encoding uncharacterized protein LOC3290224 isoform X1: MRSLWLFLLVAAPLVLAEDKLKKPNPAVAPAVASTSKIADSVASPSVTEYKKTLIRKPKRSNGEIPLLIIRPVDKRRKIYFKEPTVKIASGGVATYGTYPELHTNDGEMFTLEHMLPILSLEGMLKGFSKHGPNHFVPSPQFKPSDIHHLVAPQKTKEEYHHQLAPLKPSQLLSISHKPAEAVPAQTLPSPPPPNYVPAVNSEDQLLKLGQPQPSFSPLVQDKPAFVKPEQLPASFNFKVQEEVGHYKVNAIPLSKPPAASEPQHHHQHHHPAHQQHHHYGQPTAGGATSYVGSQQGKSPQPPQSQPLYIHAAPPATDHHASSSGSKWQEVVPKKSPQVSVSTNFYHPKTIVTEQDQSQHTKAYAQAQQAVAAPPSQQQPTVQTHLSYYFPKEESAPQSAPVAHHQHGQQSATSYSNVQASGSAPTGDHLADTPAEKPIHKTYSSHIKQKYQKQHHQQPHVFIQKYFEFPSKPGTHQKNVVSEFHGSHGNETSDHQHLPEPQAYAAPQYLPLPQPQALHQPQHAVNGGPGAQTLHLQLHHPVHHPVHHPMHHGGPAQSYWKFGRRNQDTAQAVKPVVEHTNEPDHHDSQHAGSVLRPVKHTTVTIGTSTESAPSTGKDSKDGQPQAQDRIDQGAQTTNSTASASTSAPTRTPKQIQHGCERRCIRNTVAQAYEPVCGTDGVTYSNRGKLRCARTCGNDDLEIRSYGECSTTSRNA; this comes from the exons aTGCGATCCTTGTGGTTGTTTCTACTGGTGGCAG CGCCACTGGTACTGGCGGAGGATAAGCTTAAAAAGCCCAACCCCGCCGTAGCGCCAGCGGTGGCCTCCACGTCCAAGATCGCCGACAGCGTCGCCAGCCCCAGCGTGACCGAGTACAAAAAGACGCTCATCCGCAAGCCGAAGCGTTCGAACGGTGAGATTCCGCTGCTGATCATCCGTCCGGTGGACAAGCGGCGCAAGATCTACTTCAAGGAGCCGACGGTGAAGATCGCGTCCGGCGGTGTGGCCACGTATGGCACCTATCCTG AGCTTCATACGAACGACGGTGAGATGTTTACGCTCGAGCACATGCTGCCGATCCTCAGCCTGGAGGGCATGCTGAAAGGGTTCTCCAAGCACGGTCCGAACCACTTCGTACCCTCGCCACAGTTCAAACCGTCCGACATCCATCACCTGGTGGCGCCCCAGAAGACGAAGGAAGAGTATCACCATCAGCTCGCGCCGCTAAAACCGAGCCAGCTGCTGTCGATCTCGCACAAACCGGCCGAGGCCGTGCCGGCCCAGACGCTACCATCGCCGCCGCCCCCGAACTACGTACCGGCCGTAAATTCTGAAGATCAGCTACTGAAACTTGGTCAACCACAGCCTTCCTTTTCGCCCCTGGTACAGGACAAGCCGGCGTTCGTCAAGCCCGAGCAGCTGCCCGCCAGCTTCAACTTCAAGGTGCAGGAGGAGGTCGGCCACTACAAGGTGAACGCGATCCCGCTGTCGAAGCCGCCGGCGGCGTCCGAGccgcagcaccaccatcagcaccaccatccggcccatcagcagcaccatcactaCGGGCAGCCGACGGCCGGGGGCGCCACCAGCTACGTCGGCAGCCAGCAGGGTAAGTCGCCCCAGCCGCCCCAATCGCAGCCGCTCTACATCCATGCAGCGCCACCGGCCACCGACCACCACGCGtccagcagtggcagcaagTGGCAGGAGGTCGTCCCGAAGAAGTCCCCGCAGGTGTCCGTGTCCACCAACTTTTACCATCCGAAAACGATCGTCACCGAGCAGGACCAGTCGCAGCACACGAAAGCGTACGCGCAGGCCCAACAAGCGGTAGCAGCACCGCCGTCCCAACAACAGCCAACCGTGCAGACGCATCTGAGCTACTACTTCCCGAAGGAAGAGTCGGCACCGCAGTCGGCCCCGGTCGCCCACCACCAGCACGGCCAGCAGTCGGCGACGTCGTACAGCAATGTGCAGGCGAGCGGTAGTGCACCGACCGGCGACCATCTTGCCGACACGCCCGCCGAAAAGCCCATCCACAAGACGTACAGCTCGCACATTAAGCAGAAGTACCAgaagcagcaccatcagcagccgCACGTCTTCATCCAGAAGTACTTCGAGTTCCCGTCCAAGCCCGGTACGCACCAGAAGAACGTCGTGAGCGAGTTCCACGGTTCGCACGGTAACGAGACGTCCGACCATCAGCATCTGCCCGAGCCGCAGGCCTACGCCGCTCCCCAGTATCTGCCACTGCCCCAACCACAGGCCCTTCATCAGCCACAGCACGCGGTCAATGGCGGTCCGGGGGCGCAAACGCTTCACCTGCAGCTGCACCACCCTGTACATCATCCGGTGCACCATCCGATGCATCACGGTGGACCTGCTCAAAGCTACTGGAAGTTTGGGCGTCGCAACCAGGACACGGCCCAGGCAGTCAAACCAGTGGTAGAGCACACGAACGAGCCGGACCATCACGATAGCCAGCATGCCGGTTCGGTGCTGCGCCCGGTCAAGCACACGACAGTGACCATCGGAACAAGCACGGAGTCGGCGCCATCCACCGGCAAGGACAGCAAGGACGGACAGCCCCAAGCTCAGGATCGTATCGATCAGGGTGCGCAGACGACCAACAGCACTGCCAGTGCGTCCACCAGTGCGCCGACCCGAACGCCCAAGCAGATCCAGCACGGCTGCGAACGGCGCTGCATTCGCAACACGGTCGCCCAGGCGTACGAGCCCGTGTGCGGCACGGACGGTGTGACCTACTCGAACCGGGGCAAGCTGCGCTGTGCCCGAACGTGCGGTAATGACG ATCTCGAGATACGATCGTACGGCGAATGTTCCACGACCTCGCGGAACGCATAA
- the LOC3290224 gene encoding uncharacterized protein LOC3290224 isoform X2 encodes MRSLWLFLLVAAPLVLAEDKLKKPNPAVAPAVASTSKIADSVASPSVTEYKKTLIRKPKRSNGEIPLLIIRPVDKRRKIYFKEPTVKIASGGVATYGTYPELHTNDGEMFTLEHMLPILSLEGMLKGFSKHGPNHFVPSPQFKPSDIHHLVAPQKTKEEYHHQLAPLKPSQLLSISHKPAEAVPAQTLPSPPPPNYVPADKPAFVKPEQLPASFNFKVQEEVGHYKVNAIPLSKPPAASEPQHHHQHHHPAHQQHHHYGQPTAGGATSYVGSQQGKSPQPPQSQPLYIHAAPPATDHHASSSGSKWQEVVPKKSPQVSVSTNFYHPKTIVTEQDQSQHTKAYAQAQQAVAAPPSQQQPTVQTHLSYYFPKEESAPQSAPVAHHQHGQQSATSYSNVQASGSAPTGDHLADTPAEKPIHKTYSSHIKQKYQKQHHQQPHVFIQKYFEFPSKPGTHQKNVVSEFHGSHGNETSDHQHLPEPQAYAAPQYLPLPQPQALHQPQHAVNGGPGAQTLHLQLHHPVHHPVHHPMHHGGPAQSYWKFGRRNQDTAQAVKPVVEHTNEPDHHDSQHAGSVLRPVKHTTVTIGTSTESAPSTGKDSKDGQPQAQDRIDQGAQTTNSTASASTSAPTRTPKQIQHGCERRCIRNTVAQAYEPVCGTDGVTYSNRGKLRCARTCGNDDLEIRSYGECSTTSRNA; translated from the exons aTGCGATCCTTGTGGTTGTTTCTACTGGTGGCAG CGCCACTGGTACTGGCGGAGGATAAGCTTAAAAAGCCCAACCCCGCCGTAGCGCCAGCGGTGGCCTCCACGTCCAAGATCGCCGACAGCGTCGCCAGCCCCAGCGTGACCGAGTACAAAAAGACGCTCATCCGCAAGCCGAAGCGTTCGAACGGTGAGATTCCGCTGCTGATCATCCGTCCGGTGGACAAGCGGCGCAAGATCTACTTCAAGGAGCCGACGGTGAAGATCGCGTCCGGCGGTGTGGCCACGTATGGCACCTATCCTG AGCTTCATACGAACGACGGTGAGATGTTTACGCTCGAGCACATGCTGCCGATCCTCAGCCTGGAGGGCATGCTGAAAGGGTTCTCCAAGCACGGTCCGAACCACTTCGTACCCTCGCCACAGTTCAAACCGTCCGACATCCATCACCTGGTGGCGCCCCAGAAGACGAAGGAAGAGTATCACCATCAGCTCGCGCCGCTAAAACCGAGCCAGCTGCTGTCGATCTCGCACAAACCGGCCGAGGCCGTGCCGGCCCAGACGCTACCATCGCCGCCGCCCCCGAACTACGTACCGGCC GACAAGCCGGCGTTCGTCAAGCCCGAGCAGCTGCCCGCCAGCTTCAACTTCAAGGTGCAGGAGGAGGTCGGCCACTACAAGGTGAACGCGATCCCGCTGTCGAAGCCGCCGGCGGCGTCCGAGccgcagcaccaccatcagcaccaccatccggcccatcagcagcaccatcactaCGGGCAGCCGACGGCCGGGGGCGCCACCAGCTACGTCGGCAGCCAGCAGGGTAAGTCGCCCCAGCCGCCCCAATCGCAGCCGCTCTACATCCATGCAGCGCCACCGGCCACCGACCACCACGCGtccagcagtggcagcaagTGGCAGGAGGTCGTCCCGAAGAAGTCCCCGCAGGTGTCCGTGTCCACCAACTTTTACCATCCGAAAACGATCGTCACCGAGCAGGACCAGTCGCAGCACACGAAAGCGTACGCGCAGGCCCAACAAGCGGTAGCAGCACCGCCGTCCCAACAACAGCCAACCGTGCAGACGCATCTGAGCTACTACTTCCCGAAGGAAGAGTCGGCACCGCAGTCGGCCCCGGTCGCCCACCACCAGCACGGCCAGCAGTCGGCGACGTCGTACAGCAATGTGCAGGCGAGCGGTAGTGCACCGACCGGCGACCATCTTGCCGACACGCCCGCCGAAAAGCCCATCCACAAGACGTACAGCTCGCACATTAAGCAGAAGTACCAgaagcagcaccatcagcagccgCACGTCTTCATCCAGAAGTACTTCGAGTTCCCGTCCAAGCCCGGTACGCACCAGAAGAACGTCGTGAGCGAGTTCCACGGTTCGCACGGTAACGAGACGTCCGACCATCAGCATCTGCCCGAGCCGCAGGCCTACGCCGCTCCCCAGTATCTGCCACTGCCCCAACCACAGGCCCTTCATCAGCCACAGCACGCGGTCAATGGCGGTCCGGGGGCGCAAACGCTTCACCTGCAGCTGCACCACCCTGTACATCATCCGGTGCACCATCCGATGCATCACGGTGGACCTGCTCAAAGCTACTGGAAGTTTGGGCGTCGCAACCAGGACACGGCCCAGGCAGTCAAACCAGTGGTAGAGCACACGAACGAGCCGGACCATCACGATAGCCAGCATGCCGGTTCGGTGCTGCGCCCGGTCAAGCACACGACAGTGACCATCGGAACAAGCACGGAGTCGGCGCCATCCACCGGCAAGGACAGCAAGGACGGACAGCCCCAAGCTCAGGATCGTATCGATCAGGGTGCGCAGACGACCAACAGCACTGCCAGTGCGTCCACCAGTGCGCCGACCCGAACGCCCAAGCAGATCCAGCACGGCTGCGAACGGCGCTGCATTCGCAACACGGTCGCCCAGGCGTACGAGCCCGTGTGCGGCACGGACGGTGTGACCTACTCGAACCGGGGCAAGCTGCGCTGTGCCCGAACGTGCGGTAATGACG ATCTCGAGATACGATCGTACGGCGAATGTTCCACGACCTCGCGGAACGCATAA
- the LOC3290224 gene encoding uncharacterized protein LOC3290224 isoform X3: MRSLWLFLLVAAPLVLAEDKLKKPNPAVAPAVASTSKIADSVASPSVTEYKKTLIRKPKRSNGEIPLLIIRPVDKRRKIYFKEPTVKIASGGVATYGTYPELHTNDGEMFTLEHMLPILSLEGMLKGFSKHGPNHFVPSPQFKPSDIHHLVAPQKTKEEYHHQLAPLKPSQLLSISHKPAEAVPAQTLPSPPPPNYDKPAFVKPEQLPASFNFKVQEEVGHYKVNAIPLSKPPAASEPQHHHQHHHPAHQQHHHYGQPTAGGATSYVGSQQGKSPQPPQSQPLYIHAAPPATDHHASSSGSKWQEVVPKKSPQVSVSTNFYHPKTIVTEQDQSQHTKAYAQAQQAVAAPPSQQQPTVQTHLSYYFPKEESAPQSAPVAHHQHGQQSATSYSNVQASGSAPTGDHLADTPAEKPIHKTYSSHIKQKYQKQHHQQPHVFIQKYFEFPSKPGTHQKNVVSEFHGSHGNETSDHQHLPEPQAYAAPQYLPLPQPQALHQPQHAVNGGPGAQTLHLQLHHPVHHPVHHPMHHGGPAQSYWKFGRRNQDTAQAVKPVVEHTNEPDHHDSQHAGSVLRPVKHTTVTIGTSTESAPSTGKDSKDGQPQAQDRIDQGAQTTNSTASASTSAPTRTPKQIQHGCERRCIRNTVAQAYEPVCGTDGVTYSNRGKLRCARTCGNDDLEIRSYGECSTTSRNA; encoded by the exons aTGCGATCCTTGTGGTTGTTTCTACTGGTGGCAG CGCCACTGGTACTGGCGGAGGATAAGCTTAAAAAGCCCAACCCCGCCGTAGCGCCAGCGGTGGCCTCCACGTCCAAGATCGCCGACAGCGTCGCCAGCCCCAGCGTGACCGAGTACAAAAAGACGCTCATCCGCAAGCCGAAGCGTTCGAACGGTGAGATTCCGCTGCTGATCATCCGTCCGGTGGACAAGCGGCGCAAGATCTACTTCAAGGAGCCGACGGTGAAGATCGCGTCCGGCGGTGTGGCCACGTATGGCACCTATCCTG AGCTTCATACGAACGACGGTGAGATGTTTACGCTCGAGCACATGCTGCCGATCCTCAGCCTGGAGGGCATGCTGAAAGGGTTCTCCAAGCACGGTCCGAACCACTTCGTACCCTCGCCACAGTTCAAACCGTCCGACATCCATCACCTGGTGGCGCCCCAGAAGACGAAGGAAGAGTATCACCATCAGCTCGCGCCGCTAAAACCGAGCCAGCTGCTGTCGATCTCGCACAAACCGGCCGAGGCCGTGCCGGCCCAGACGCTACCATCGCCGCCGCCCCCGAACTAC GACAAGCCGGCGTTCGTCAAGCCCGAGCAGCTGCCCGCCAGCTTCAACTTCAAGGTGCAGGAGGAGGTCGGCCACTACAAGGTGAACGCGATCCCGCTGTCGAAGCCGCCGGCGGCGTCCGAGccgcagcaccaccatcagcaccaccatccggcccatcagcagcaccatcactaCGGGCAGCCGACGGCCGGGGGCGCCACCAGCTACGTCGGCAGCCAGCAGGGTAAGTCGCCCCAGCCGCCCCAATCGCAGCCGCTCTACATCCATGCAGCGCCACCGGCCACCGACCACCACGCGtccagcagtggcagcaagTGGCAGGAGGTCGTCCCGAAGAAGTCCCCGCAGGTGTCCGTGTCCACCAACTTTTACCATCCGAAAACGATCGTCACCGAGCAGGACCAGTCGCAGCACACGAAAGCGTACGCGCAGGCCCAACAAGCGGTAGCAGCACCGCCGTCCCAACAACAGCCAACCGTGCAGACGCATCTGAGCTACTACTTCCCGAAGGAAGAGTCGGCACCGCAGTCGGCCCCGGTCGCCCACCACCAGCACGGCCAGCAGTCGGCGACGTCGTACAGCAATGTGCAGGCGAGCGGTAGTGCACCGACCGGCGACCATCTTGCCGACACGCCCGCCGAAAAGCCCATCCACAAGACGTACAGCTCGCACATTAAGCAGAAGTACCAgaagcagcaccatcagcagccgCACGTCTTCATCCAGAAGTACTTCGAGTTCCCGTCCAAGCCCGGTACGCACCAGAAGAACGTCGTGAGCGAGTTCCACGGTTCGCACGGTAACGAGACGTCCGACCATCAGCATCTGCCCGAGCCGCAGGCCTACGCCGCTCCCCAGTATCTGCCACTGCCCCAACCACAGGCCCTTCATCAGCCACAGCACGCGGTCAATGGCGGTCCGGGGGCGCAAACGCTTCACCTGCAGCTGCACCACCCTGTACATCATCCGGTGCACCATCCGATGCATCACGGTGGACCTGCTCAAAGCTACTGGAAGTTTGGGCGTCGCAACCAGGACACGGCCCAGGCAGTCAAACCAGTGGTAGAGCACACGAACGAGCCGGACCATCACGATAGCCAGCATGCCGGTTCGGTGCTGCGCCCGGTCAAGCACACGACAGTGACCATCGGAACAAGCACGGAGTCGGCGCCATCCACCGGCAAGGACAGCAAGGACGGACAGCCCCAAGCTCAGGATCGTATCGATCAGGGTGCGCAGACGACCAACAGCACTGCCAGTGCGTCCACCAGTGCGCCGACCCGAACGCCCAAGCAGATCCAGCACGGCTGCGAACGGCGCTGCATTCGCAACACGGTCGCCCAGGCGTACGAGCCCGTGTGCGGCACGGACGGTGTGACCTACTCGAACCGGGGCAAGCTGCGCTGTGCCCGAACGTGCGGTAATGACG ATCTCGAGATACGATCGTACGGCGAATGTTCCACGACCTCGCGGAACGCATAA
- the LOC3290224 gene encoding uncharacterized protein LOC3290224 isoform X4, which translates to MAPILLHTNDGEMFTLEHMLPILSLEGMLKGFSKHGPNHFVPSPQFKPSDIHHLVAPQKTKEEYHHQLAPLKPSQLLSISHKPAEAVPAQTLPSPPPPNYVPAVNSEDQLLKLGQPQPSFSPLVQDKPAFVKPEQLPASFNFKVQEEVGHYKVNAIPLSKPPAASEPQHHHQHHHPAHQQHHHYGQPTAGGATSYVGSQQGKSPQPPQSQPLYIHAAPPATDHHASSSGSKWQEVVPKKSPQVSVSTNFYHPKTIVTEQDQSQHTKAYAQAQQAVAAPPSQQQPTVQTHLSYYFPKEESAPQSAPVAHHQHGQQSATSYSNVQASGSAPTGDHLADTPAEKPIHKTYSSHIKQKYQKQHHQQPHVFIQKYFEFPSKPGTHQKNVVSEFHGSHGNETSDHQHLPEPQAYAAPQYLPLPQPQALHQPQHAVNGGPGAQTLHLQLHHPVHHPVHHPMHHGGPAQSYWKFGRRNQDTAQAVKPVVEHTNEPDHHDSQHAGSVLRPVKHTTVTIGTSTESAPSTGKDSKDGQPQAQDRIDQGAQTTNSTASASTSAPTRTPKQIQHGCERRCIRNTVAQAYEPVCGTDGVTYSNRGKLRCARTCGNDDLEIRSYGECSTTSRNA; encoded by the exons ATGGCACCTATCCTG CTTCATACGAACGACGGTGAGATGTTTACGCTCGAGCACATGCTGCCGATCCTCAGCCTGGAGGGCATGCTGAAAGGGTTCTCCAAGCACGGTCCGAACCACTTCGTACCCTCGCCACAGTTCAAACCGTCCGACATCCATCACCTGGTGGCGCCCCAGAAGACGAAGGAAGAGTATCACCATCAGCTCGCGCCGCTAAAACCGAGCCAGCTGCTGTCGATCTCGCACAAACCGGCCGAGGCCGTGCCGGCCCAGACGCTACCATCGCCGCCGCCCCCGAACTACGTACCGGCCGTAAATTCTGAAGATCAGCTACTGAAACTTGGTCAACCACAGCCTTCCTTTTCGCCCCTGGTACAGGACAAGCCGGCGTTCGTCAAGCCCGAGCAGCTGCCCGCCAGCTTCAACTTCAAGGTGCAGGAGGAGGTCGGCCACTACAAGGTGAACGCGATCCCGCTGTCGAAGCCGCCGGCGGCGTCCGAGccgcagcaccaccatcagcaccaccatccggcccatcagcagcaccatcactaCGGGCAGCCGACGGCCGGGGGCGCCACCAGCTACGTCGGCAGCCAGCAGGGTAAGTCGCCCCAGCCGCCCCAATCGCAGCCGCTCTACATCCATGCAGCGCCACCGGCCACCGACCACCACGCGtccagcagtggcagcaagTGGCAGGAGGTCGTCCCGAAGAAGTCCCCGCAGGTGTCCGTGTCCACCAACTTTTACCATCCGAAAACGATCGTCACCGAGCAGGACCAGTCGCAGCACACGAAAGCGTACGCGCAGGCCCAACAAGCGGTAGCAGCACCGCCGTCCCAACAACAGCCAACCGTGCAGACGCATCTGAGCTACTACTTCCCGAAGGAAGAGTCGGCACCGCAGTCGGCCCCGGTCGCCCACCACCAGCACGGCCAGCAGTCGGCGACGTCGTACAGCAATGTGCAGGCGAGCGGTAGTGCACCGACCGGCGACCATCTTGCCGACACGCCCGCCGAAAAGCCCATCCACAAGACGTACAGCTCGCACATTAAGCAGAAGTACCAgaagcagcaccatcagcagccgCACGTCTTCATCCAGAAGTACTTCGAGTTCCCGTCCAAGCCCGGTACGCACCAGAAGAACGTCGTGAGCGAGTTCCACGGTTCGCACGGTAACGAGACGTCCGACCATCAGCATCTGCCCGAGCCGCAGGCCTACGCCGCTCCCCAGTATCTGCCACTGCCCCAACCACAGGCCCTTCATCAGCCACAGCACGCGGTCAATGGCGGTCCGGGGGCGCAAACGCTTCACCTGCAGCTGCACCACCCTGTACATCATCCGGTGCACCATCCGATGCATCACGGTGGACCTGCTCAAAGCTACTGGAAGTTTGGGCGTCGCAACCAGGACACGGCCCAGGCAGTCAAACCAGTGGTAGAGCACACGAACGAGCCGGACCATCACGATAGCCAGCATGCCGGTTCGGTGCTGCGCCCGGTCAAGCACACGACAGTGACCATCGGAACAAGCACGGAGTCGGCGCCATCCACCGGCAAGGACAGCAAGGACGGACAGCCCCAAGCTCAGGATCGTATCGATCAGGGTGCGCAGACGACCAACAGCACTGCCAGTGCGTCCACCAGTGCGCCGACCCGAACGCCCAAGCAGATCCAGCACGGCTGCGAACGGCGCTGCATTCGCAACACGGTCGCCCAGGCGTACGAGCCCGTGTGCGGCACGGACGGTGTGACCTACTCGAACCGGGGCAAGCTGCGCTGTGCCCGAACGTGCGGTAATGACG ATCTCGAGATACGATCGTACGGCGAATGTTCCACGACCTCGCGGAACGCATAA